In the Chryseobacterium sp. MYb264 genome, one interval contains:
- a CDS encoding response regulator transcription factor: MNILLLEDDLILSAELCKFLESNNFNCDKIYDGETFLRQIKNSTYDLYLLDINVPKINGLDVCQTIRSFDKNTPIIIISAYGDLSDKKDAFTRLADDYLVKPFQFEELLLRINSLLRRKAPSDVTDQDIIRIDDLIVNKTEQKVYRGGHEISLTLKEFQLLEYLAEAQGRTVSKQQITEHVWEHNFNTNTNTVEVYINFLRKKIDKDFKIKLIHTRSGFGYYLSPL, from the coding sequence ATGAATATTCTTTTATTGGAGGACGATCTCATACTTTCTGCAGAGCTTTGTAAGTTTTTGGAATCTAACAATTTTAACTGTGACAAAATCTATGACGGAGAGACCTTTCTTCGTCAGATTAAGAACAGTACCTACGACCTGTATCTACTGGATATTAACGTACCCAAAATAAACGGTCTCGATGTTTGCCAGACCATTCGGTCTTTCGATAAAAATACACCGATTATTATTATTTCTGCCTATGGGGATCTGTCCGATAAAAAAGATGCATTTACAAGATTGGCGGATGATTATCTGGTAAAACCTTTTCAGTTTGAGGAATTGTTGCTGCGCATTAATTCATTGTTGAGGAGGAAAGCTCCTTCTGATGTCACCGATCAGGATATCATTAGAATAGATGATCTTATTGTAAATAAAACTGAACAGAAAGTGTACCGGGGAGGACATGAGATTAGCCTTACCTTGAAGGAATTTCAGTTGTTGGAATATCTTGCGGAGGCGCAAGGAAGAACGGTTTCCAAGCAGCAGATTACCGAACATGTGTGGGAACATAATTTTAATACCAATACCAACACGGTAGAAGTATATATTAATTTCCTTAGGAAGAAAATAGATAAAGATTTTAAGATTAAACTGATCCATACACGTTCCGGATTCGGATATTATTTAAGCCCGTTATAG
- a CDS encoding tyrosine-type recombinase/integrase has protein sequence MLDKFLDYLQFEKRYSPHTITSYKKDLADFSGFFLRTESSENLAEADKKVIRNFIVELSEKGISKRSINRKLSSLRSFYLFLLKIGEVKVSPTESIPSVKFYPERQIPMSKEEMQVLDDVVFNQITDTLEKCIVEVLYQTGIRKSELCGMTFENVNLHQNELKIKGKGNKERIIPISADLSNLLKSYQEIRRPMAEYKSYYFVNKKGKKLTEKFVYVVVNKYLSFITTKEKRSPHILRHSFATHVLDNGAEISKVKKILGHSSLASTQVYTNANIEQLKKVFNQAHPRASKKEEL, from the coding sequence ATGTTAGATAAATTTTTAGACTACTTACAATTCGAGAAGCGGTATTCTCCACATACAATTACAAGTTATAAAAAAGATCTTGCAGACTTTTCCGGGTTTTTTCTGAGAACGGAGTCTTCTGAAAATCTTGCGGAAGCAGATAAAAAGGTAATTAGGAATTTCATCGTTGAATTGAGCGAAAAAGGGATCTCCAAAAGGAGTATCAACAGAAAACTGTCTTCTTTACGCAGTTTTTATCTTTTCCTTTTAAAAATCGGCGAAGTTAAAGTCTCACCCACAGAAAGTATTCCATCAGTTAAATTTTATCCGGAAAGACAGATTCCTATGTCAAAGGAAGAGATGCAGGTGTTGGATGACGTGGTGTTTAATCAGATTACTGATACGCTCGAAAAATGTATCGTTGAGGTTCTTTATCAAACAGGAATTCGAAAGTCTGAGCTTTGTGGTATGACTTTTGAGAATGTTAATTTACACCAAAATGAATTAAAGATAAAAGGGAAGGGGAATAAAGAAAGAATCATTCCCATCTCTGCTGATTTGTCAAATCTGCTAAAAAGTTATCAGGAAATAAGACGACCCATGGCAGAATATAAATCATATTATTTCGTGAATAAGAAAGGGAAAAAACTCACTGAAAAATTTGTTTATGTGGTAGTTAATAAGTACCTTAGTTTTATAACAACAAAAGAAAAAAGAAGCCCTCACATCCTGCGTCACAGCTTTGCTACACACGTTCTGGATAATGGGGCGGAGATCTCCAAAGTAAAAAAAATATTAGGTCATTCCAGTCTTGCAAGTACTCAGGTCTATACGAATGCTAATATCGAACAATTGAAAAAAGTGTTTAATCAGGCTCATCCTCGAGCATCAAAAAAAGAAGAATTATGA
- a CDS encoding efflux RND transporter permease subunit, with product MNKFIKNIIAFSLKNKAFTFIWVAILAVAGFISFKNMPIEAFPDVTNTQIVIITQWNGRSAEEVERFVTTPIELAMSPVQKKTSVRSTTMFGLSIVKILFDDGVDDTFARNQVNNQLRTVSLPDEVDPEVQPPYGPTGEIFRYTLQSKTKDSRELLTLQNWVIDRALRGVPGVADINVFGGQDKVFELSIDPRALDKYNLTPLQVYDAVTKSNLNVGGDVIEKNGQAYVVRGIGLVKSVADIGNITIQNDSGNPVLVKNVADVHESAMPRVGQAGLNNQEDTVEGIVVMRKGENPREVLVGVKAKIEELNHKILPKDVKMVTFYDRDNLMDFTTHTVMHNLIEGIVLVTVIVLIFMADWRTTLIVSIIIPLSLLFAFLCLKMAGMSANLLSLGAVDFGIIIDGAVVMVEGLFVMLDHKAHKYGEEKFNKMAKGGWIKQTGTGLGKAIFFSKLIIITSLIPIFSFQKVEGKMFSPLAFTLGFALMGALIFTLTLVPVLSHLLLNKNVKEKNNPFVNFWDRIVLKGFSYTFKHKKMSLIVAISFLAVTLFSGKFLGTEFLPQLNEGSLWITAEMPMSSSLKESLKTADLLKKDIMSFSEVTDVLAQTGRSNDGTDPNGFGFVQFAVNLKPKEEWKRKITYEELIEEIDKKLRSYQGITFNYSQPISDNVAEAVAGFKAENGIKIYGDNLETLDRLAEEVLKQIKDVQGVKDPGIIKNIGQPEVSVVLDRDKMAAYGVMPDDAQSVLEMAFGGKTASEMFDGERKFPIRLRYSQEYRKDENDIAALMVPTQDGAKIPLKEISTIVKDNGAAFIYRDDIKRYIGVKFSIRDRDLGSTIADAQKEVAKIDLPDGYSVGWTGQFENQQRASKRLTQVVPISILGIFFLLFILFGNMKDSLLVLANVPFALIGGIIALHVTGINFGISAGVGMIALLGICIQNGVILITEFHQNVKNGQSLDEAILHGVKSRTRPVIMTALMASIGLMPAALSTGIGSESQKPLAIVIIGGLITATVLTLLIFPIIFWIFNRTRKSQQI from the coding sequence ATGAATAAATTTATAAAAAATATAATTGCTTTCTCGTTAAAAAATAAAGCATTTACCTTTATTTGGGTGGCGATTTTGGCAGTTGCAGGATTTATCAGTTTCAAAAATATGCCTATTGAAGCCTTTCCTGACGTTACCAATACCCAAATTGTTATTATCACTCAGTGGAACGGGCGAAGTGCGGAAGAGGTAGAACGTTTTGTTACCACTCCCATTGAGTTGGCGATGAGCCCCGTTCAGAAGAAAACCAGTGTTAGAAGTACCACAATGTTCGGACTTTCGATTGTGAAAATTCTTTTTGATGATGGGGTAGACGATACATTTGCCAGAAATCAGGTCAATAATCAACTAAGAACAGTCAGCCTTCCTGATGAAGTAGATCCCGAAGTGCAGCCACCTTACGGACCTACAGGGGAGATATTCCGGTATACTTTACAAAGTAAAACAAAAGATTCCCGCGAACTGCTGACCCTACAAAACTGGGTTATCGACCGGGCTTTGAGAGGAGTGCCGGGGGTTGCAGATATTAACGTTTTCGGAGGCCAGGACAAAGTTTTTGAGCTTAGCATTGATCCTCGAGCGTTGGATAAATATAACCTGACCCCGCTTCAGGTCTATGATGCGGTGACAAAAAGTAATCTTAATGTTGGGGGAGATGTGATTGAAAAAAATGGTCAGGCCTACGTAGTCCGAGGAATAGGACTTGTGAAATCAGTGGCTGACATCGGGAACATAACCATTCAGAATGACAGTGGTAACCCTGTTCTGGTTAAGAATGTAGCGGATGTACATGAAAGTGCAATGCCAAGAGTAGGGCAGGCCGGTCTCAACAATCAGGAAGACACTGTAGAAGGAATCGTAGTCATGAGAAAAGGTGAGAACCCGCGGGAGGTGCTGGTAGGAGTAAAAGCCAAAATTGAGGAACTTAATCATAAAATTCTTCCCAAGGATGTCAAAATGGTGACTTTTTATGACCGTGATAATCTGATGGACTTTACAACGCATACCGTGATGCATAACCTTATAGAAGGTATCGTACTGGTTACGGTTATTGTATTGATCTTTATGGCAGACTGGCGAACCACCTTAATCGTATCCATCATTATTCCACTCTCCTTATTATTTGCTTTTTTATGTTTAAAAATGGCAGGAATGAGCGCGAACTTATTGTCTCTGGGAGCGGTAGATTTTGGAATTATCATTGATGGAGCCGTCGTCATGGTGGAGGGCCTCTTTGTTATGCTCGATCATAAAGCGCATAAGTACGGGGAAGAAAAATTCAATAAAATGGCGAAGGGAGGCTGGATAAAGCAAACCGGAACCGGATTGGGGAAAGCCATCTTCTTTTCAAAATTAATTATTATTACCTCTCTTATTCCGATTTTCTCATTTCAGAAAGTGGAAGGTAAAATGTTTTCTCCGCTTGCATTTACATTGGGGTTTGCTTTGATGGGGGCTTTAATATTTACGTTAACCCTCGTTCCTGTACTTTCCCATCTCCTTTTGAATAAAAATGTTAAAGAGAAGAATAATCCTTTCGTGAACTTTTGGGATCGCATTGTTTTAAAGGGCTTCAGCTATACATTTAAACATAAAAAAATGAGTTTAATTGTCGCAATTTCATTTTTGGCGGTGACCTTATTTTCAGGAAAATTTTTAGGAACAGAATTCCTGCCCCAGTTAAATGAAGGATCACTTTGGATCACGGCAGAAATGCCAATGAGCTCGTCTCTTAAGGAGTCTTTGAAAACGGCCGATCTTTTAAAGAAGGACATTATGAGTTTTTCTGAAGTTACTGATGTACTGGCGCAAACCGGGAGAAGTAATGACGGAACCGATCCTAATGGTTTCGGATTTGTACAATTTGCAGTCAATCTCAAGCCTAAGGAAGAGTGGAAAAGGAAAATTACCTACGAAGAGCTTATTGAGGAGATTGATAAGAAACTAAGATCCTATCAGGGAATTACATTTAATTATTCCCAGCCTATTTCAGATAATGTTGCTGAGGCGGTAGCTGGTTTTAAGGCCGAGAATGGGATTAAGATTTATGGCGATAATCTTGAAACCCTGGATCGGCTTGCTGAGGAGGTCTTAAAGCAGATAAAAGATGTGCAGGGAGTAAAAGATCCTGGGATTATAAAAAATATAGGACAGCCTGAAGTAAGTGTGGTATTGGATCGTGATAAAATGGCGGCTTACGGAGTAATGCCGGATGATGCCCAATCTGTACTGGAGATGGCCTTTGGGGGGAAAACAGCTTCAGAGATGTTTGATGGCGAAAGAAAGTTTCCGATTCGTCTCCGTTACTCCCAAGAGTACAGGAAGGATGAAAACGATATTGCAGCATTAATGGTGCCCACTCAGGATGGCGCAAAAATCCCTTTAAAAGAGATCAGTACCATTGTTAAAGATAATGGAGCTGCATTTATCTATAGAGATGATATTAAGAGATATATCGGAGTGAAATTCTCGATCCGGGATCGTGACTTGGGAAGCACTATTGCCGATGCTCAGAAAGAAGTGGCTAAAATAGACCTTCCTGATGGATATTCTGTGGGATGGACAGGACAGTTTGAAAACCAGCAGAGAGCTTCAAAACGTCTCACCCAGGTTGTCCCAATCAGTATTTTGGGAATTTTCTTCCTCTTGTTTATTCTTTTTGGAAATATGAAAGATTCTCTTTTGGTATTGGCAAATGTTCCTTTTGCTTTAATTGGAGGAATTATCGCTTTGCATGTCACAGGAATTAACTTTGGAATTTCTGCCGGTGTAGGTATGATCGCTCTTCTTGGAATCTGTATTCAGAATGGAGTAATTCTTATTACGGAATTTCATCAGAATGTAAAAAACGGACAGAGTCTTGATGAAGCAATATTGCATGGGGTTAAATCCAGAACACGACCAGTGATTATGACTGCCTTAATGGCTTCAATTGGATTAATGCCGGCCGCTTTGTCTACCGGTATCGGATCCGAATCTCAAAAACCATTGGCTATTGTTATCATTGGTGGATTAATCACAGCTACTGTTCTTACTTTGTTGATTTTCCCGATTATATTCTGGATTTTTAACAGAACAAGAAAATCCCAACAGATTTAG
- the aroQ gene encoding gamma subclass chorismate mutase AroQ, with the protein MKISVTFLIIILLLGACSGRAEEASVSSEDRLLLTLINKRLLVAPLVAQSKWNTKAPIDDPVREKIILDSVQVKAEKMGLSAQLASDFFQAQFEAGKMEQRRLHKEWETQNHGLFEPAPDLAAEVRPILDSLTPELLIALKKLNVESGYCRSLKELKKDARKIIDSGFSDEIIAVAVEPVEKYCRKHE; encoded by the coding sequence ATGAAAATATCAGTTACTTTTCTTATTATCATATTATTGTTGGGTGCATGTTCAGGAAGAGCAGAAGAAGCTTCTGTAAGTTCTGAGGACCGGTTGCTGCTTACCTTAATAAACAAGAGATTGCTGGTAGCACCGCTTGTTGCTCAAAGCAAATGGAACACCAAAGCCCCCATAGATGATCCTGTCCGGGAGAAAATTATTCTGGACAGTGTACAAGTAAAAGCAGAAAAGATGGGGCTTAGCGCACAGTTGGCATCAGATTTTTTTCAGGCCCAGTTTGAGGCCGGAAAAATGGAGCAGAGGAGGCTTCATAAAGAATGGGAAACCCAAAACCACGGTCTTTTTGAGCCGGCTCCTGACTTGGCAGCAGAGGTACGCCCGATTTTGGATAGTCTTACCCCCGAATTACTCATAGCATTAAAAAAACTGAATGTTGAATCCGGGTACTGTAGGTCGTTAAAAGAATTAAAGAAAGATGCCCGTAAAATAATTGATTCGGGATTCAGTGATGAGATTATTGCGGTGGCTGTTGAACCGGTTGAAAAATATTGCCGTAAGCATGAATGA
- the rpsU gene encoding 30S ribosomal protein S21 codes for MLIIPVKDGESIDRALKKYKRKFDKTGTVRQLRARQQFIKPSVTLRQARLKAAHKQRNLSKEEQA; via the coding sequence ATGTTAATAATTCCAGTAAAAGACGGAGAGTCTATCGACAGAGCATTAAAGAAATATAAAAGAAAATTTGATAAAACGGGTACAGTTCGTCAATTAAGAGCTAGACAACAATTTATCAAGCCTTCAGTAACTTTAAGACAAGCGAGATTGAAAGCTGCTCACAAGCAAAGAAATCTTAGCAAAGAAGAACAGGCTTAA
- a CDS encoding efflux RND transporter periplasmic adaptor subunit, producing the protein MKNYIIPVMVALSILSCSKKGGDEKLQAKKGFELSNTMLNSMTFAKVEKKYIEDHYNFYGKISADKNSYIDVYPLVGGNVLNVNVELGDYVKKGQVLATIRSTELAEIQKDVSDARTDLVVAQNNLRVAKEMYEGKLNTERDVLEAKSQLQKAQDQMQRANAVSTVYNVQKGNIYSVVAPISGYIVQKNINKDMQLRSDRSDNIFDVANTTNVWAIMNINESDIDKISLGMRAQVSTLSYPDKVFDGKIDKIFKIIDPQTNAMQARVVLDNANGLLIPESKATIKVSKSENDMALTIPSKAVIFDDNRSFVVIYHSRADVKVKEIKVLKQVGDTTYVEDGLTEGEQVITNNQLLIYRSLNS; encoded by the coding sequence ATGAAAAATTATATAATCCCCGTAATGGTAGCCTTATCGATCCTATCCTGCTCCAAAAAAGGAGGCGACGAAAAACTTCAGGCTAAAAAAGGCTTTGAACTAAGCAACACCATGCTCAATTCGATGACATTCGCAAAAGTTGAAAAGAAATATATAGAAGATCACTATAATTTTTACGGAAAAATTTCTGCGGATAAAAATAGTTATATTGATGTATATCCGTTGGTAGGAGGTAATGTTTTGAACGTCAATGTGGAGCTGGGAGACTATGTAAAAAAAGGGCAGGTTCTTGCAACGATACGAAGCACGGAGCTGGCAGAAATTCAGAAAGACGTGAGTGATGCAAGGACAGATCTAGTGGTGGCACAAAACAATCTTCGGGTGGCAAAAGAAATGTATGAAGGAAAGCTGAATACAGAACGTGATGTGCTGGAAGCTAAAAGTCAGTTGCAAAAGGCGCAGGATCAGATGCAGAGAGCCAATGCAGTAAGTACGGTATATAATGTACAGAAAGGAAATATTTACAGTGTAGTGGCTCCCATCAGCGGATATATTGTGCAGAAGAATATCAATAAAGATATGCAGCTGAGAAGTGATCGGAGTGATAATATTTTTGATGTAGCCAATACCACGAATGTCTGGGCTATTATGAATATCAATGAATCTGATATCGATAAAATTAGTCTGGGAATGCGTGCTCAGGTATCCACTCTGTCTTATCCGGATAAAGTATTTGATGGAAAAATTGATAAAATATTTAAAATTATAGACCCGCAGACGAACGCCATGCAGGCCAGGGTGGTCCTTGATAATGCCAATGGTCTGCTGATCCCCGAAAGTAAGGCCACCATAAAAGTATCCAAATCTGAGAATGACATGGCACTTACTATTCCTTCCAAGGCGGTGATCTTCGATGATAACAGAAGCTTTGTTGTGATCTATCACTCCAGAGCAGATGTAAAGGTGAAAGAAATAAAAGTACTGAAACAAGTGGGAGATACCACGTATGTTGAGGACGGTTTAACGGAAGGAGAACAGGTAATCACGAATAATCAACTGCTGATTTACCGTTCTTTGAATAGTTAA
- a CDS encoding ATP-binding protein: MSLKRRIALTLSIAFSLLFAIVMMVIYMSFNDFRKDEFKERFRQRLDFTSHFIAKSKDFEEEAPVFFNENSDNILLNETILIFNGEKELIYSTIKDRNVTWDNSLLKELDEKKIIYSEKTVPEIYAALKNINGENYYILTSAFDTNGNSKLSYLKYLLVTAYVMSTLLIGFFSYYFMGRFLKPLEDLNTEISEVTAHKLTTQIPVRESNDEINVLAQSFNTMITRLDDVFQSQKDFTASASHEIRTPITRMAFQLENLIKFEKHSPQTIAALKRIQKDVYQLSDLTNSLLLLTKFDKENIQTIYEEVRIDEVIFESFEAVEKSYPRLKMDFLISEDTSEDALLTIKGVQSLLDIVFINLFKNAAVYSENTEMDVLIKETDEQLMVDVISNGNTIPEEEQAKLFEAFMRGNNSQNISGSGLGLRIVKRILEYHGAKIIYTSPTEMLNKFSVIFNK; the protein is encoded by the coding sequence ATGTCTTTAAAAAGAAGGATTGCTCTTACCCTCAGTATTGCCTTTTCATTACTATTTGCTATCGTAATGATGGTGATCTACATGTCTTTTAATGATTTCAGAAAAGATGAGTTTAAGGAAAGATTCAGGCAGAGGCTGGATTTTACTTCTCATTTTATTGCGAAATCCAAAGATTTTGAAGAAGAGGCTCCTGTATTTTTTAATGAAAATTCGGATAATATTCTTTTGAACGAGACGATTCTTATTTTTAATGGCGAAAAGGAATTAATTTACAGTACAATTAAAGACCGCAATGTGACGTGGGATAATTCCTTGCTGAAGGAACTGGATGAAAAAAAGATCATTTATTCTGAAAAAACGGTTCCTGAGATTTATGCCGCTCTGAAGAATATTAATGGTGAAAATTATTATATTCTCACCAGTGCTTTTGATACCAATGGCAACTCAAAACTTTCCTATCTTAAATACCTTTTGGTAACGGCTTATGTGATGAGTACGCTTCTCATAGGTTTTTTCAGTTATTATTTTATGGGAAGGTTTTTAAAACCTTTAGAAGATCTCAATACGGAAATTTCTGAGGTAACCGCTCATAAACTCACGACACAGATTCCGGTTCGTGAGTCAAATGATGAAATCAATGTTTTGGCACAGTCTTTCAATACTATGATTACCAGACTGGATGATGTTTTTCAGTCCCAGAAAGATTTTACGGCAAGTGCTTCCCATGAAATACGAACGCCGATTACAAGGATGGCTTTTCAGCTGGAGAATTTAATAAAATTTGAGAAACATTCCCCGCAGACCATTGCTGCATTAAAAAGAATTCAGAAGGATGTTTATCAACTATCGGATCTTACGAATTCACTGTTGTTACTTACAAAATTCGATAAAGAAAATATTCAGACGATCTACGAGGAAGTGAGGATTGATGAAGTTATTTTTGAGTCTTTCGAGGCTGTTGAAAAAAGTTACCCCCGTCTGAAAATGGATTTTCTTATTTCTGAAGATACCTCTGAAGATGCTTTACTGACTATAAAGGGGGTTCAGTCTCTCCTTGATATTGTATTTATTAACCTGTTTAAAAATGCTGCAGTTTATTCTGAGAATACAGAAATGGATGTTTTAATCAAGGAAACGGATGAGCAGCTGATGGTAGATGTTATTTCTAACGGTAACACGATCCCTGAAGAAGAACAGGCCAAGCTTTTTGAAGCTTTTATGCGCGGAAATAATTCTCAGAATATTTCCGGATCCGGATTGGGGCTTCGCATTGTTAAAAGAATTCTTGAATATCACGGTGCAAAAATCATCTATACTTCTCCCACTGAAATGCTTAATAAGTTCAGTGTCATATTTAATAAATAG
- a CDS encoding TolC family protein, with protein sequence MTKITGLLILVSSFMAAQQKMSLQACEEAFQENNLQLLAEQYNINMADADVLQAKIWELPQLSGQINAYNPQDKKLFDIGQSKGAQVTQLIYMGGKKKNEIAFARSNKELAQLQFSQLLVDLRSQLRSTYFNLYYEKLKLENTARQLVYMNDLLAAYKIQSAKGNVSLKDEVRLQSIVIQLNNDKIGINKDIVELEQNLKVLTGITDDVEPLLSESEAKEILARQPFGDDSELKTKALENNADYQYNLKLIDNSKLYAQWQKSLNVPDLNVGAGWDQNGGTFKNEVNILVGIPLPLWKSNKGNVEKAGYAIQQNQKNAEFQRLNLETKVRAAYKTWKSQYDQLAEIKTSDMENMELVYNGMLNNFRKGNISLIEFTDFMDSYRETALQIYDMKNSIMESAEQLNQLVQTKIFY encoded by the coding sequence ATGACCAAGATTACCGGGCTGCTTATCCTTGTTTCCTCATTCATGGCAGCACAACAAAAGATGTCTCTTCAGGCCTGTGAAGAGGCCTTTCAGGAGAATAATCTGCAACTGCTCGCCGAACAGTATAATATTAATATGGCTGATGCAGATGTTTTGCAGGCAAAAATCTGGGAACTTCCCCAATTAAGCGGGCAGATCAATGCCTATAACCCTCAGGATAAGAAACTTTTTGATATAGGCCAGTCAAAAGGGGCACAGGTGACCCAGCTAATTTATATGGGGGGTAAAAAGAAAAATGAAATTGCTTTTGCCCGGTCGAATAAAGAGCTGGCACAGCTTCAGTTTTCACAGCTTTTGGTGGATTTGCGCTCTCAGCTTCGATCCACGTATTTTAATTTATACTACGAAAAATTAAAACTTGAAAATACTGCTAGACAGCTTGTTTATATGAATGATCTCCTGGCAGCGTATAAAATACAGTCTGCGAAAGGAAATGTTTCCCTTAAGGATGAAGTACGGCTTCAGAGTATTGTGATTCAGCTTAACAATGATAAAATAGGTATTAATAAAGATATCGTGGAACTTGAGCAGAATCTGAAGGTATTGACTGGAATTACTGACGATGTGGAACCTCTGCTTTCAGAATCCGAAGCGAAAGAGATTCTGGCAAGACAACCTTTTGGAGACGATTCGGAATTGAAAACAAAAGCGCTGGAAAATAATGCCGATTACCAGTACAATTTAAAACTGATCGACAACAGTAAATTATATGCCCAATGGCAAAAGTCATTGAATGTTCCCGATTTAAATGTGGGGGCAGGCTGGGATCAGAACGGAGGAACCTTTAAAAATGAAGTCAACATTCTGGTGGGAATTCCGCTGCCGCTTTGGAAATCTAATAAGGGGAATGTTGAAAAGGCTGGGTACGCTATTCAGCAAAATCAAAAGAATGCAGAATTTCAGAGATTAAATCTTGAGACCAAAGTACGGGCTGCCTATAAGACCTGGAAAAGTCAGTATGATCAGTTAGCAGAAATTAAAACCTCAGATATGGAAAATATGGAATTGGTGTATAACGGAATGCTAAATAATTTCAGAAAAGGAAATATCAGTCTTATAGAATTCACGGATTTTATGGACAGCTATCGGGAGACTGCCCTTCAGATTTATGATATGAAAAACAGTATTATGGAGTCTGCAGAACAATTGAACCAACTAGTACAAACGAAAATCTTCTATTAA
- a CDS encoding HPF/RaiA family ribosome-associated protein, with protein sequence MKITVQSIGLTPHEPLESHIDKKVSKLDTFYDKIQECKVFLKVENNADRINKTAELILAVPGEDIVVKKTTASFEESLDLCVDTAKKLLIKKKEMA encoded by the coding sequence ATGAAGATTACAGTACAATCAATTGGTTTAACTCCTCACGAACCACTAGAGTCACACATTGACAAAAAAGTAAGTAAGTTGGATACGTTTTATGACAAAATCCAGGAATGTAAAGTGTTTTTGAAAGTAGAAAACAATGCAGACAGAATTAATAAAACAGCCGAACTTATTTTAGCCGTTCCGGGAGAAGATATAGTAGTGAAAAAGACTACAGCTAGTTTTGAAGAAAGTTTAGACCTATGCGTTGATACTGCTAAAAAGCTATTAATCAAGAAAAAAGAAATGGCTTAA